The following proteins are co-located in the Planctomycetia bacterium genome:
- a CDS encoding addiction module protein, whose translation MLRELLNLPAVERFRLADRLYSSLSEEDQDDALEAELDRRWKEVASRMV comes from the coding sequence GTGTTGCGTGAACTTTTGAATCTGCCTGCGGTGGAACGTTTTCGCCTGGCTGACAGACTCTATTCTAGCTTGTCGGAAGAAGACCAGGATGATGCCCTGGAAGCGGAACTGGATAGACGCTGGAAAGAAGTTGCCAGTAGAATGGTTTAA
- a CDS encoding DUF4442 domain-containing protein: MDVTAIPFHAHLALELASPPHLLQLSPRDVHQNHLGTIHASVMIAVAEAGSGLFLQQHLQEDVARLGGIILPIIRRIDAKFHQAGQGLIYCRCAMEPDALRDVLEELKSRNRAKVVVPMQVVDTKSTLLLSASFDWFIQRQANTPSR, from the coding sequence ATGGATGTCACCGCCATTCCTTTTCATGCACATCTCGCCCTTGAGCTGGCCTCACCGCCTCACCTGCTGCAGTTGTCGCCTCGTGATGTACATCAGAATCATCTGGGCACTATTCATGCCTCGGTGATGATTGCTGTCGCCGAGGCAGGCAGCGGATTATTTCTGCAACAGCATCTGCAGGAAGACGTTGCTCGATTGGGAGGCATAATATTACCGATCATCCGTCGGATCGATGCCAAGTTTCATCAGGCTGGTCAGGGGTTAATTTACTGTCGATGCGCAATGGAACCTGATGCTCTGCGCGATGTGCTGGAAGAGTTGAAATCGCGAAACCGGGCCAAGGTGGTGGTGCCCATGCAGGTGGTTGATACAAAATCAACTCTGCTGCTCAGTGCCAGCTTCGACTGGTTCATTCAACGCCAAGCCAATACTCCTTCCAGATGA
- a CDS encoding sulfite exporter TauE/SafE family protein, with protein sequence MNSIAGGGTLLTFPLLIWLGLDGKMANATSTIGLWAGSLGGAWGYRQEVMHQSALFWPFFLSSLLGGVVGSLLFLYTDRSTFNDFVPWLILIATLMFASQSVLKNLIGKKGETHFHPNRWPLVAGIQFLVGIYGGYFGAGMGILMLAILAFLGMTNIHRMNGIKNIAATVINGVTIIIFVSYSLLDESRVQIHWPVAVAMLIGACIGGYGCTGLAKKLPIGVVRWIVILIGLVGAASTAYKTWFAT encoded by the coding sequence ATGAACTCGATCGCTGGTGGTGGCACGCTTTTAACATTTCCACTTCTGATTTGGCTGGGGCTCGATGGCAAAATGGCCAATGCTACCAGCACCATCGGACTGTGGGCTGGTTCGCTCGGCGGTGCGTGGGGCTATCGCCAGGAAGTGATGCACCAGAGTGCGTTGTTCTGGCCTTTCTTTCTCTCCAGCCTGCTGGGTGGCGTTGTTGGCAGCTTGCTGTTTCTTTACACGGATCGAAGCACCTTCAACGATTTTGTACCCTGGCTGATTCTGATTGCTACGCTGATGTTCGCATCGCAATCGGTTCTGAAAAACCTGATCGGCAAAAAGGGGGAGACGCATTTTCATCCGAACCGCTGGCCACTTGTCGCAGGTATTCAGTTCCTGGTAGGAATTTATGGTGGCTATTTCGGTGCAGGCATGGGTATTCTGATGCTGGCCATCCTGGCTTTCCTGGGCATGACGAATATCCATCGCATGAACGGCATCAAGAACATTGCCGCAACGGTGATTAATGGTGTTACCATCATCATCTTCGTGAGCTACAGCCTGCTGGATGAAAGCAGGGTTCAGATTCACTGGCCGGTAGCGGTTGCCATGCTGATTGGCGCCTGCATTGGCGGGTATGGCTGCACAGGGCTGGCGAAGAAACTGCCCATCGGCGTGGTGCGCTGGATAGTCATCCTCATTGGCCTGGTGGGAGCCGCTTCCACCGCTTACAAGACCTGGTTTGCTACATGA
- a CDS encoding WD40 repeat domain-containing protein yields the protein MSAGTTRELQAMKGWKLPARVVHVLGDPRFRVEGSILAMLPTWDGTTWTLEEPGILRQWNTREGRELQHQSLSDLEMLWALGGKQPALASAADDVTFWNTATGTAIKSVKQPSWVTALAFRPDGDVLATGHDDGRVRLWDVASATMTREWQMEDTGISTLAFSSDGQKLAAGREDRTLCLLDVVHGVVIGKLKGHTDRISAITWHPSTRFFATSSWDTTCRVWNVQQGEQIYILNGQADQVHTAAFSPDGSMLASSDSEATIWLWDPFQGKVHRKMKGHLGEVTQLAFTPQGDYLVSGGSDGRLILWDVATGENVLRTRADSTHTSRIRLSPRQDQVAAILGGESIHIWDAQQGKPVKTIESMPSLATALTYQSGEALLASGHDDGKVFFWDTGTGKQAGQTHDHNTRITTMATDANGKRLATGGSTDGYVFILDIATNDILLLIPGATEGCTVETLAFVPGTPLLAVAGIDWKSSGQEGCLCLWDLEKPAKVLSIPVGGTALAAHPNGKQLAVATLNESICLYSLPDLKLERELIGHAGMVTGLAFTADGQRLLSSGEDGTVRVWDMKTGEEVQMCETDVVIRDLSISADGRYVYTANANATAFVIDLKRE from the coding sequence ATGAGTGCAGGTACGACCAGAGAATTGCAGGCTATGAAAGGCTGGAAACTGCCGGCCCGGGTCGTCCACGTTCTTGGCGATCCGCGGTTTCGTGTGGAAGGCTCCATCCTGGCGATGCTGCCCACGTGGGATGGCACGACTTGGACTCTGGAAGAGCCAGGCATCCTGAGGCAATGGAACACGCGCGAAGGGCGCGAACTGCAACACCAGTCGCTGAGCGATCTGGAAATGCTTTGGGCACTCGGAGGCAAACAGCCCGCACTGGCCTCCGCTGCTGACGATGTCACTTTCTGGAATACTGCAACTGGCACTGCAATCAAATCAGTCAAACAGCCTTCCTGGGTAACTGCGCTGGCATTTCGTCCTGATGGCGATGTTCTAGCAACAGGCCATGATGATGGACGAGTTCGGCTGTGGGATGTCGCCAGCGCCACCATGACTCGCGAATGGCAGATGGAAGACACAGGCATCAGCACGCTGGCGTTTTCGTCCGATGGGCAAAAACTCGCTGCAGGCCGCGAAGACCGCACGCTCTGCCTGCTTGATGTGGTGCATGGCGTCGTGATTGGCAAACTGAAAGGCCACACGGATAGAATCTCCGCCATCACCTGGCATCCGAGCACACGTTTTTTTGCCACCTCCAGTTGGGACACTACTTGCCGGGTTTGGAATGTGCAGCAGGGGGAACAGATCTACATTCTCAACGGGCAGGCGGACCAGGTGCATACCGCTGCCTTTTCTCCTGATGGGTCCATGCTCGCCAGTTCCGACAGCGAAGCAACCATCTGGCTGTGGGACCCCTTCCAGGGCAAAGTGCATCGCAAGATGAAAGGCCACCTGGGTGAAGTCACGCAGTTGGCTTTCACGCCTCAAGGCGATTACCTAGTTTCAGGCGGTTCCGATGGCAGGCTCATTCTCTGGGATGTTGCCACGGGGGAAAACGTTTTGCGAACTCGTGCTGACAGCACGCATACTTCCCGCATCAGGCTTTCTCCTCGGCAGGATCAGGTTGCAGCCATCCTTGGCGGAGAAAGCATTCACATATGGGATGCACAGCAAGGCAAACCGGTCAAGACCATTGAATCGATGCCTAGCCTGGCTACTGCTCTGACCTATCAATCAGGGGAAGCCTTGCTGGCCAGCGGTCACGACGATGGCAAAGTCTTTTTCTGGGATACTGGAACCGGCAAACAAGCCGGGCAGACGCACGATCATAATACCCGCATCACCACAATGGCAACCGATGCGAATGGTAAGCGACTGGCTACCGGCGGTAGCACCGATGGCTACGTTTTCATTCTTGATATTGCGACGAACGATATCCTGTTGCTGATTCCCGGTGCTACCGAAGGCTGCACCGTAGAAACGCTGGCCTTTGTGCCCGGCACTCCTCTGCTGGCGGTGGCTGGGATCGATTGGAAGAGTTCCGGCCAGGAAGGATGTCTGTGCCTGTGGGATCTGGAAAAGCCCGCGAAGGTGCTGTCGATACCTGTAGGTGGAACCGCATTGGCAGCTCATCCGAATGGCAAACAGTTAGCCGTCGCTACGCTGAATGAATCGATCTGCCTCTATTCACTGCCTGATTTGAAACTGGAGCGGGAACTGATCGGCCATGCAGGGATGGTGACGGGCCTGGCCTTCACTGCCGACGGCCAGCGGCTGCTCTCTTCCGGAGAAGATGGCACTGTCCGCGTCTGGGACATGAAGACCGGTGAAGAAGTGCAGATGTGCGAAACAGATGTCGTCATCCGCGATCTGTCGATCTCTGCCGATGGCCGCTATGTCTACACCGCGAACGCCAATGCGACAGCGTTTGTGATAGATTTGAAACGGGAGTAA
- the ybeY gene encoding rRNA maturation RNase YbeY encodes MLSVSVANQQEVLELDYARIKETARAVLQGEGHKQAKVTFALMTDAAIHKLNKQFLEHDEPTDVITFPYSEKPLHGDIAISTETAIAAAKDRGHAPVDELLLYVIHGILHLCGYDDLNEKDCEVMRKREQHYLKQLKIAVE; translated from the coding sequence ATGCTGAGTGTATCAGTTGCCAACCAGCAGGAAGTGCTGGAACTGGATTATGCCCGTATCAAAGAAACGGCTCGTGCCGTGCTGCAGGGTGAGGGCCATAAGCAGGCTAAAGTCACGTTTGCCCTGATGACCGATGCCGCCATCCACAAGCTGAACAAGCAATTCCTGGAGCATGATGAACCTACTGATGTCATCACTTTTCCCTATTCGGAAAAGCCGTTGCATGGCGACATCGCCATCAGCACGGAAACAGCCATTGCCGCTGCCAAAGATAGAGGCCACGCCCCGGTCGATGAGTTACTGCTCTACGTCATCCACGGCATACTGCACCTGTGTGGTTACGACGATCTGAATGAAAAAGACTGCGAAGTTATGCGAAAACGGGAACAGCATTATCTCAAGCAACTGAAGATTGCAGTGGAATAG
- a CDS encoding Gfo/Idh/MocA family oxidoreductase, which yields MRPNNLSRRGFLAGSATALAATGLPMWYAREVVALEQEHAIRAVKSVNDKLQVGVVGCGDRVRSGDLLYALLRNPNVEVIACCDADAKQLEYTARIVEGEKPNNTRGKNLNEFRQPIPSGEPDPNRKTNVKVKRFKDYRDLVTMPELDAVLVTTPDHWHALPAIAACRAGKDVYCEKPLSLTIAEGRAMANAARMHGRVFQTGSQQRSELGKFRLACELVQNGRIGKIKKIDTRIGNPDKGGPFKNQAPPEGLDWNLWLGQTPEVPFCKERCHYQFRWWYAYSGGKMTDWGAHHNDVAQWALGMDNSGPVKVTAVKGEQPGIENGYDCHMNFEVIFEYANGVPVHCMAAGENGVRFEGENGWIFVSRGDLKASDPKIISEPLGSDAKRLLASPNHMRNFLDNIKSRGRCCADVEIGHRSATVCHLGNIALRYGMGKTLHWDPYHEQFQESDANQHVSRQMRAPWQIDPMYDTIGHHRAQNVEWYVEPRRRGFLRRIFRK from the coding sequence ATGCGACCGAATAACCTCTCCCGCCGAGGCTTTCTGGCTGGCTCGGCCACGGCACTGGCTGCCACCGGTTTGCCCATGTGGTATGCCCGTGAAGTAGTAGCTCTCGAACAGGAACATGCCATTCGCGCTGTCAAATCGGTGAACGACAAGCTGCAGGTGGGTGTAGTTGGTTGTGGCGACCGCGTTCGCTCCGGCGATCTGCTTTATGCTTTGCTGCGGAATCCCAATGTCGAAGTGATTGCCTGCTGCGATGCTGACGCCAAGCAACTTGAATACACGGCCCGCATTGTGGAAGGCGAAAAGCCCAATAATACCCGAGGCAAAAATCTTAACGAGTTTCGCCAACCCATTCCGTCGGGCGAACCCGATCCAAATCGTAAGACCAATGTGAAGGTCAAGCGTTTCAAGGATTATCGCGACTTGGTAACGATGCCGGAACTTGATGCCGTGCTGGTTACCACCCCAGATCATTGGCATGCACTTCCCGCCATCGCTGCTTGTCGGGCTGGCAAAGATGTCTACTGTGAAAAGCCACTGTCATTGACCATTGCTGAAGGACGGGCGATGGCCAATGCCGCCCGCATGCACGGCCGGGTGTTTCAGACAGGCAGCCAGCAGCGTTCCGAACTGGGCAAGTTCCGCCTGGCTTGCGAACTGGTGCAGAATGGCCGCATAGGCAAAATCAAGAAGATTGATACCCGCATCGGCAACCCCGATAAAGGTGGCCCATTTAAGAATCAGGCACCACCCGAAGGGCTCGACTGGAATCTCTGGCTCGGCCAGACACCGGAAGTTCCCTTCTGCAAGGAACGCTGCCATTACCAGTTCCGCTGGTGGTATGCCTACTCAGGCGGCAAGATGACTGACTGGGGTGCTCACCATAACGATGTGGCCCAGTGGGCACTTGGCATGGATAACTCTGGCCCAGTGAAAGTCACTGCGGTCAAAGGCGAACAGCCCGGCATCGAGAATGGCTACGATTGTCACATGAACTTCGAAGTCATTTTCGAATATGCCAACGGCGTACCTGTGCATTGCATGGCTGCAGGCGAAAATGGCGTTCGTTTCGAAGGGGAAAATGGCTGGATTTTTGTCAGCCGCGGTGATCTAAAGGCCAGTGATCCGAAGATCATCAGTGAGCCGCTGGGCTCTGATGCCAAGCGACTGCTCGCCTCGCCCAACCACATGCGCAACTTCCTCGACAACATCAAGAGCCGAGGCCGTTGCTGTGCAGATGTGGAAATCGGCCATCGCTCCGCCACGGTTTGTCACTTGGGGAATATCGCTCTTCGTTATGGCATGGGCAAGACCCTGCACTGGGATCCTTACCACGAACAGTTCCAGGAATCCGATGCCAACCAGCATGTATCCCGCCAGATGCGTGCCCCCTGGCAGATCGACCCGATGTACGACACCATCGGCCACCACCGTGCACAGAATGTGGAATGGTACGTAGAACCCCGCCGACGAGGTTTCCTGCGTCGCATCTTCCGCAAATAA